Proteins co-encoded in one Corylus avellana chromosome ca9, CavTom2PMs-1.0 genomic window:
- the LOC132162042 gene encoding UPF0481 protein At3g47200-like isoform X2, whose protein sequence is MMTEASSNQASTDTIRDVTEVVSSIEEKLCQTNPILSKCSIFRVPDKLRMHNEKDFEPELVSIGPFHHGKEKLLPMQEIKLWYLHCLLSRVPTNETTLKCFVEAIEKIEQECRACYAGEIGFVKKEFIEMMVIDGCFIIEFFRKYFSLVHREEEDSVFNSSWRTCQIKSDLFLLENQLPWRVLECLFSMTRSNDQGMSLSDLILSNLTGLQEPHGNDQNRHLLVGLQDSHGILQIKHLLDCYRNKFVGSFGWVSNLTGLQDPHGNDQNRHLLVGLQDPHGNLQNRHLLVSLPDPEHLLDCYRNKFVGSFGGGANHNKRKCPISETIPSVTELCHAGVIIKIGDKGMLNVTFENGVMTIPPILITEDTKSFFKNMVAFEQCESTQDHKVGSYALLLRDLISTSEDVDILKRKGILKSFLRTEDTLTFINRLGSDAAYGDFLYSNLCPNVQAFCNVRWNLSKAALKRDYFTNTQALVSTYFAIIGLILTILQTTISIRQM, encoded by the coding sequence ATGATGACAGAAGCGAGTAGCAATCAAGCATCTACCGATACTATTAGGGACGTAACAGAAGTAGTATCTTCGATTGAAGAAAAGCTTTGCCAGACGAATCCAATACTATCTAAGTGTTCCATATTTAGAGTTCCGGATAAACTACGCATGCATAATGAGAAGGATTTCGAGCCAGAGTTGGTTTCAATTGGTCCATTTCACCACGGAAAGGAGAAGCTGCTACCAATGCAAGAAATTAAGTTATGGTATTTGCATTGCCTCCTGAGTAGAGTACCAACTAATGAAACTACTTTGAAGTGCTTTGTAGAAGCCATTGAAAAGATTGAGCAAGAATGTCGTGCTTGTTACGCAGGAGAAATTGGTTTTGTTAAAAAGGAATTCATAGAGATGATGGTAATTGATGGCTgctttatcattgaattttttcGCAAATATTTTAGTCTGGTGCACCGAGAGGAGGAAGATTCCGTATTCAATTCGTCATGGAGAACTTGTCAAATAAAAAGTGACTTGTTTCTGCTTGAGAATCAGCTTCCTTGGCGGGTGCTGGAATGTTTATTCAGCATGACCAGATCAAATGATCAAGGGATGTCCCTGTCTGATCTTATCCTATCTAATCTTACCGGTTTGCAGGAACCTCATGGTAACGACCAAAACAGGCATTTACTTGTCGGTTTGCAGGACTCTCATGGTATCCTCCAAATCAAGCATTTACTTGACTGCTACCGAAACAAATTTGTTGGATCTTTCGGCTGGGTATCTAATCTTACCGGTTTGCAGGACCCTCATGGTAACGACCAAAACAGGCATTTACTTGTCGGTTTGCAGGACCCTCATGGTAACCTCCAAAACAGGCATTTACTTGTCAGTTTGCCAGACCCTGAGCATTTACTTGACTGCTACCGAAACAAATTTGTTGGATCTTTCGGCGGGGGGGCTAATCATAATAAGCGTAAATGCCCGATTAGTGAAACGATTCCATCTGTGACAGAGCTTTGCCACGCTGGAGTTATAATCAAAATTGGAGACAAAGGCATGCTCAATGTAACTTTCGAAAATGGGGTGATGACAATCCCACCGATACTTATCACAGAGGACAcaaaatcttttttcaaaaacatgGTTGCGTTTGAACAGTGTGAATCAACGCAAGACCATAAAGTCGGCTCTTATGCTTTACTTTTGCGTGACCTTATTAGCACCAGCGAGGACGTGGATATTCTCAAAAGGAAAGGAATTCTTAAAAGCTTTTTGAGAACTGAGGACACATTAACTTTCATCAACAGGCTTGGTAGTGATGCTGCCTACGGTGATTTCCTTTACTCAAATCTCTGTCCCAATGTGCAAGCATTTTGTAATGTGCGTTGGAACTTATCGAAGGCAGCATTGAAGCGTGACTATTTCACCAATACACAGGCGTTGGTGTCTACCTATTTTGCAATCATTGGTCTAATTTTGACCATTTTACAAACCACAATTTCTATACGGCAAATGTAA
- the LOC132192135 gene encoding uncharacterized protein LOC132192135 isoform X2: MRLKLKKIIDVAMTKYTHLNAYNNVGSGLNNYIEQCIYEKLSDLRTPNHPTYALMIRRAIEQLNEEKGSTEEAISKFIKEDVEDLPLAHASFLSHHLNKLSESGEIVKAFGNRYMVPVESTNSLLNREEGNVHRTEDRVEAIEEQKPAEEQSEQDPQVNGTEDLTQVAELVEVLEEQIEQVQQLEVIEKHNEAKEHKVEFIEEKYQEQRGDSIEKPYPSQKQQNKEQDEVSSQQGQTQRHEIAVIVEEPSGAEEKNKVTGEQIQEKRVDGTILDPCLTKKQQIEVLKDQNLPHDHQIEDVKKQIQLQEQILLIEKLIELQGEKNEVIEKQINPPTEVRSKIIGLSDLQFYKKPEKDEAIVTTQSSSLTSQRLKNDGSLLPVKDKCVELLKRTKKIEEKLMDIISSSCTGEVSKHDTLKPSIEEQEKKNLKKPEQTQQKKQVKLCGQHEARGCHPEPTGASSGVLKNSGELDDEQQQEHENSEIGLELGLKEMETKNIGQEASISKNSLNMDSRQLEMKQLDFAEGRPELCSNLKLLESLPVMSSLEVPSESRALELEKKPELPYSESALQLKSSRVEPSAQKEQQQKTTLCGKAKAHEYQLKCQGQGRQVHPPRSQGVSQLELSEKDTIMESFSSKNQYEQLQQFKRKGRGRTSKLKPDWHMAIAESLPSDDQRHHEQPLPKHRGWGRPPKSKEDIDPPIAHQNLNGHQKEGCESQGRHPIPTPKRKADTILQESIPLDHQNHNELQLQQPGKRSRGRPPRPKPVLVTTMEALLPSQQQEQPQRRGQGRPPKRKLFTDRMMGEPLTSESQLQQPKPRGRGRPPKVDQQ; encoded by the exons ATG AGgctaaaattaaagaagatcATTGATGTCGCGATGACAAAGTATACACACCTGAATGCCTACAATAATGTCGGATCTGGTCTCAATAACTATATTGAGCAATGCATTTATGAGAAGCTCTCTGATTTGCGTACCCCCAATCACCCTACCTATGCTTTG ATGATACGGAGGGCGATTGAACAATTGAATGAGGAAAAGGGCTCAACTGAGGAAGCAATATCAAAGTTTATTAAGGAAGATGTTGAGGATTTGCCACTGGCTCATGCAAGTTTTTTGAGTCATCATTTGAACAAACTTAGTGAGAGTGGAGAGATTGTTAAAGCTTTTGGAAACCGTTATATGGTTCCTGTTGAAAGCACTAATTCTCTTCTTAATAGGGAGGAGGGAAATGTCCATCGAACTGAAGATAGAGTCGAAGCAATAGAAGAACAAAAGCCTGCAGAAGAGCAAAGTGAACAAGACCCACAGGTCAATGGAACTGAAGATCTAACGCAAGTGGCAGAACTTGTTGAAGTGCTTGAGGAACAAATAGAACAAGTGCAACAACTTGAAGTGATAGAAAAACACAATGAAGCAAAAGAACACAAAGTTGaattcattgaagaaaaatatcaagaacAAAGAGGTGACTCAATTGAGAAACCATATCCATCTCAAAAGCAGCAAAATAAAGAGCAAGATGAAGTGAGTTCACAACAAGGTCAAACACAAAGGCATGAAATTGCAGTTATTGTGGAAGAGCCTAGTGGAgcagaagagaaaaataaagtgaCTGGAGAACAAATTCAAGAAAAACGAGTGGATGGTACAATTCTAGATCCTTGTCTAACAAAGAAACAGCAAATCGAAGTGCTTAAGGATCAGAATCTGCCACACGATCACCAAATTGAAGATGTTAAAAAACAGATTCAGTTACAAGAACAAATTCTACTGATTGAAAAGCTGATTGAACTACAAGGGGAAAAGAATGAAGTGATTGAGAAACAAATTAACCCACCAACTGAAGTGAGGAGCAAGATTATTGGCCTTAG TGATCTGCAGTTTTATAAGAAGCCAGAGAAAGATGAAGCTATTGTGACAACCCAGAGCTCTTCTCTTACAAGCCAGAGATTGAAAAATGATGGCTCATTACTTCCAGTAAAG GATAAGTGTGTAGAATTGCTGAAGAGGACCAAGAAGATTGAGGAAAAACTGATGGATATTATTAGCTCATCATGTACAGGGGAGGTGTCAAAGCATGACACTCTAAAACCTTCCATAgaagaacaagagaaaaaaaatcttaagaagCCTGAGCAGACGCAACAAAAAAAGCAAGTAAAACTTTGCGGTCAGCATGAGGCTCGAGGATGCCATCCTGAACCAACTGGGGCCTCCTCTGGTGTGCTAAAAAATTCAGGAGAGCTTGACGATGAGCAACAGCAAGAGCATGAGAATTCGGAGATAGGATTAGAACTTGGTTTAAAggaaatggaaacaaaaaatattggGCAAGAGGCATCCATATCAAAAAATTCTCTCAACATGGACTCAAGGCAGCTTGAGATGAAGCAACTGGACTTTGCTGAAGGCCGTCCAGAACTTTGCAGCAACCTGAAGCTATTGGAATCTTTGCCAGTTATGAGTTCTCTTGAGGTACCCTCAGAGTCACGTGCACTTGAGCTGGAGAAGAAACCAGAGCTTCCATATTCAGAAAGTGCTCTACAGCTCAAATCATCCAGAGTGGAGCCATCAGCTCAAAAGGAGCAGCAGCAGAAAACTACTCTTTGTGGCAAGGCAAAGGCACATGAATACCAG CTGAAGTGTCAGGGCCAGGGAAGGCAAGTACACCCTCCTCGATCCCAAGGTGTTTCCCAACTTGAACTTTCTGAAAAAGATACCATTATGGAATCGTTTTCCTCAAAAAATCAGTATGAGCAACTGCAGCAATTCAAGCGTAAAGGCCGAGGGAGGACTTCAAAGTTAAAGCCAGATTGGCATATGGCTATTGCGGAATCACTGCCCTCAGATGATCAGCGTCATCATGAGCAACCGCTGCCAAAGCATCGAGGCTGGGGGAGGCCTCCTAAATCGAAGGAAGATATAGATCCACCTATTGCTCATCAGAATCTAAATGGACACCAAAAAGAAGGGTGTGAGAGCCAGGGGAGACATCCTATTCCTACACCCAAGAGAAAGGCAGACACAATTTTGCAAGAGTCAATACCCTTGGATCACCAGAATCATAATGAATTGCAGCTGCAGCAGCCTGGTAAACGGAGTCGGGGGAGGCCTCCTAGACCAAAACCAGTTTTAGTTACAACCATGGAGGCATTATTGCCTTCACAGCAGCAGGAGCAACCCCAACGTCGAGGACAGGGGAGGCCTCCTAAAAGGAAGTTGTTTACAGACAGAATGATGGGAGAGCCATTGACCTCAGAGAGCCAACTGCAGCAACCGAAACCCCGGGGCCGGGGAAGGCCTCCAAAAGTGGACCAACAGTAA
- the LOC132192136 gene encoding origin recognition complex subunit 4-like, whose translation MMESVSSKNQYEQLQQLKRKGRRRTSKLKPDWHMAIAESLPSDDQRHHEQLLPKHRGWGRPPKSKEDIDPPIAHQNLNGHQKEGCESQGRHPTPKRKADTILQESIPLDHQNHNELQLQQPGKRGQGRPPRPKPVLATTMEALLPSQQQEQPQRRGQGRPPKRKLFTDRMMGEPLTSESQLQQPKCQGRGRPPKVDQQ comes from the coding sequence ATGATGGAATCGGTTTCCTCAAAAAATCAGTATGAGCAACTGCAGCAACTCAAGCGTAAAGGCCGAAGGAGGACTTCAAAGTTAAAGCCAGATTGGCATATGGCTATTGCGGAATCACTGCCGTCAGATGATCAGCGTCATCATGAGCAACTGCTGCCAAAGCATCGAGGCTGGGGGAGGCCTCCTAAATCGAAGGAAGATATAGATCCACCTATAGCTCATCAGAATCTAAATGGACACCAAAAAGAAGGATGTGAGAGCCAGGGGAGACATCCTACACCCAAGAGAAAGGCAGACACAATTTTGCAAGAGTCAATACCCTTGGATCACCAGAATCATAATGAATTGCAGCTGCAGCAGCCTGGTAAACGGGGTCAGGGGAGGCCTCCTAGACCAAAACCAGTTTTAGCTACAACCATGGAGGCATTATTGCCTTCACAGCAGCAGGAGCAACCCCAACGTCGAGGACAGGGGAGGCCTCCTAAAAGGAAGTTGTTTACAGACAGAATGATGGGAGAGCCATTGACCTCAGAGAGCCAACTGCAGCAACCGAAATGCCAGGGCCGGGGAAGGCCTCCAAAAGTGGACCAACAGTAA
- the LOC132162042 gene encoding UPF0481 protein At3g47200-like isoform X1 → MTENSSKDSTKVGDNYMMTEASSNQASTDTIRDVTEVVSSIEEKLCQTNPILSKCSIFRVPDKLRMHNEKDFEPELVSIGPFHHGKEKLLPMQEIKLWYLHCLLSRVPTNETTLKCFVEAIEKIEQECRACYAGEIGFVKKEFIEMMVIDGCFIIEFFRKYFSLVHREEEDSVFNSSWRTCQIKSDLFLLENQLPWRVLECLFSMTRSNDQGMSLSDLILSNLTGLQEPHGNDQNRHLLVGLQDSHGILQIKHLLDCYRNKFVGSFGWVSNLTGLQDPHGNDQNRHLLVGLQDPHGNLQNRHLLVSLPDPEHLLDCYRNKFVGSFGGGANHNKRKCPISETIPSVTELCHAGVIIKIGDKGMLNVTFENGVMTIPPILITEDTKSFFKNMVAFEQCESTQDHKVGSYALLLRDLISTSEDVDILKRKGILKSFLRTEDTLTFINRLGSDAAYGDFLYSNLCPNVQAFCNVRWNLSKAALKRDYFTNTQALVSTYFAIIGLILTILQTTISIRQM, encoded by the coding sequence ATGACAGAGAATAGTAGCAAAGATTCCACAAAAGTAGGAGATAATTATATGATGACAGAAGCGAGTAGCAATCAAGCATCTACCGATACTATTAGGGACGTAACAGAAGTAGTATCTTCGATTGAAGAAAAGCTTTGCCAGACGAATCCAATACTATCTAAGTGTTCCATATTTAGAGTTCCGGATAAACTACGCATGCATAATGAGAAGGATTTCGAGCCAGAGTTGGTTTCAATTGGTCCATTTCACCACGGAAAGGAGAAGCTGCTACCAATGCAAGAAATTAAGTTATGGTATTTGCATTGCCTCCTGAGTAGAGTACCAACTAATGAAACTACTTTGAAGTGCTTTGTAGAAGCCATTGAAAAGATTGAGCAAGAATGTCGTGCTTGTTACGCAGGAGAAATTGGTTTTGTTAAAAAGGAATTCATAGAGATGATGGTAATTGATGGCTgctttatcattgaattttttcGCAAATATTTTAGTCTGGTGCACCGAGAGGAGGAAGATTCCGTATTCAATTCGTCATGGAGAACTTGTCAAATAAAAAGTGACTTGTTTCTGCTTGAGAATCAGCTTCCTTGGCGGGTGCTGGAATGTTTATTCAGCATGACCAGATCAAATGATCAAGGGATGTCCCTGTCTGATCTTATCCTATCTAATCTTACCGGTTTGCAGGAACCTCATGGTAACGACCAAAACAGGCATTTACTTGTCGGTTTGCAGGACTCTCATGGTATCCTCCAAATCAAGCATTTACTTGACTGCTACCGAAACAAATTTGTTGGATCTTTCGGCTGGGTATCTAATCTTACCGGTTTGCAGGACCCTCATGGTAACGACCAAAACAGGCATTTACTTGTCGGTTTGCAGGACCCTCATGGTAACCTCCAAAACAGGCATTTACTTGTCAGTTTGCCAGACCCTGAGCATTTACTTGACTGCTACCGAAACAAATTTGTTGGATCTTTCGGCGGGGGGGCTAATCATAATAAGCGTAAATGCCCGATTAGTGAAACGATTCCATCTGTGACAGAGCTTTGCCACGCTGGAGTTATAATCAAAATTGGAGACAAAGGCATGCTCAATGTAACTTTCGAAAATGGGGTGATGACAATCCCACCGATACTTATCACAGAGGACAcaaaatcttttttcaaaaacatgGTTGCGTTTGAACAGTGTGAATCAACGCAAGACCATAAAGTCGGCTCTTATGCTTTACTTTTGCGTGACCTTATTAGCACCAGCGAGGACGTGGATATTCTCAAAAGGAAAGGAATTCTTAAAAGCTTTTTGAGAACTGAGGACACATTAACTTTCATCAACAGGCTTGGTAGTGATGCTGCCTACGGTGATTTCCTTTACTCAAATCTCTGTCCCAATGTGCAAGCATTTTGTAATGTGCGTTGGAACTTATCGAAGGCAGCATTGAAGCGTGACTATTTCACCAATACACAGGCGTTGGTGTCTACCTATTTTGCAATCATTGGTCTAATTTTGACCATTTTACAAACCACAATTTCTATACGGCAAATGTAA
- the LOC132192135 gene encoding uncharacterized protein LOC132192135 isoform X1 yields MRLKLKKIIDVAMTKYTHLNAYNNVGSGLNNYIEQCIYEKLSDLRTPNHPTYALMIRRAIEQLNEEKGSTEEAISKFIKEDVEDLPLAHASFLSHHLNKLSESGEIVKAFGNRYMVPVESTNSLLNREEGNVHRTEDRVEAIEEQKPAEEQSEQDPQVNGTEDLTQVAELVEVLEEQIEQVQQLEVIEKHNEAKEHKVEFIEEKYQEQRGDSIEKPYPSQKQQNKEQDEVSSQQGQTQRHEIAVIVEEPSGAEEKNKVTGEQIQEKRVDGTILDPCLTKKQQIEVLKDQNLPHDHQIEDVKKQIQLQEQILLIEKLIELQGEKNEVIEKQINPPTEVRSKIIGLSDLQFYKKPEKDEAIVTTQSSSLTSQRLKNDGSLLPVKDKCVELLKRTKKIEEKLMDIISSSCTGEVSKHDTLKPSIEEQEKKNLKKPEQTQQKKQVKLCGQHEARGCHPEPTGASSGVLKNSGELDDEQQQEHENSEIGLELGLKEMETKNIGQEASISKNSLNMDSRQLEMKQLDFAEGRPELCSNLKLLESLPVMSSLEVPSESRALELEKKPELPYSESALQLKSSRVEPSAQKEQQQKTTLCGKAKAHEYQEQLKCQGQGRQVHPPRSQGVSQLELSEKDTIMESFSSKNQYEQLQQFKRKGRGRTSKLKPDWHMAIAESLPSDDQRHHEQPLPKHRGWGRPPKSKEDIDPPIAHQNLNGHQKEGCESQGRHPIPTPKRKADTILQESIPLDHQNHNELQLQQPGKRSRGRPPRPKPVLVTTMEALLPSQQQEQPQRRGQGRPPKRKLFTDRMMGEPLTSESQLQQPKPRGRGRPPKVDQQ; encoded by the exons ATG AGgctaaaattaaagaagatcATTGATGTCGCGATGACAAAGTATACACACCTGAATGCCTACAATAATGTCGGATCTGGTCTCAATAACTATATTGAGCAATGCATTTATGAGAAGCTCTCTGATTTGCGTACCCCCAATCACCCTACCTATGCTTTG ATGATACGGAGGGCGATTGAACAATTGAATGAGGAAAAGGGCTCAACTGAGGAAGCAATATCAAAGTTTATTAAGGAAGATGTTGAGGATTTGCCACTGGCTCATGCAAGTTTTTTGAGTCATCATTTGAACAAACTTAGTGAGAGTGGAGAGATTGTTAAAGCTTTTGGAAACCGTTATATGGTTCCTGTTGAAAGCACTAATTCTCTTCTTAATAGGGAGGAGGGAAATGTCCATCGAACTGAAGATAGAGTCGAAGCAATAGAAGAACAAAAGCCTGCAGAAGAGCAAAGTGAACAAGACCCACAGGTCAATGGAACTGAAGATCTAACGCAAGTGGCAGAACTTGTTGAAGTGCTTGAGGAACAAATAGAACAAGTGCAACAACTTGAAGTGATAGAAAAACACAATGAAGCAAAAGAACACAAAGTTGaattcattgaagaaaaatatcaagaacAAAGAGGTGACTCAATTGAGAAACCATATCCATCTCAAAAGCAGCAAAATAAAGAGCAAGATGAAGTGAGTTCACAACAAGGTCAAACACAAAGGCATGAAATTGCAGTTATTGTGGAAGAGCCTAGTGGAgcagaagagaaaaataaagtgaCTGGAGAACAAATTCAAGAAAAACGAGTGGATGGTACAATTCTAGATCCTTGTCTAACAAAGAAACAGCAAATCGAAGTGCTTAAGGATCAGAATCTGCCACACGATCACCAAATTGAAGATGTTAAAAAACAGATTCAGTTACAAGAACAAATTCTACTGATTGAAAAGCTGATTGAACTACAAGGGGAAAAGAATGAAGTGATTGAGAAACAAATTAACCCACCAACTGAAGTGAGGAGCAAGATTATTGGCCTTAG TGATCTGCAGTTTTATAAGAAGCCAGAGAAAGATGAAGCTATTGTGACAACCCAGAGCTCTTCTCTTACAAGCCAGAGATTGAAAAATGATGGCTCATTACTTCCAGTAAAG GATAAGTGTGTAGAATTGCTGAAGAGGACCAAGAAGATTGAGGAAAAACTGATGGATATTATTAGCTCATCATGTACAGGGGAGGTGTCAAAGCATGACACTCTAAAACCTTCCATAgaagaacaagagaaaaaaaatcttaagaagCCTGAGCAGACGCAACAAAAAAAGCAAGTAAAACTTTGCGGTCAGCATGAGGCTCGAGGATGCCATCCTGAACCAACTGGGGCCTCCTCTGGTGTGCTAAAAAATTCAGGAGAGCTTGACGATGAGCAACAGCAAGAGCATGAGAATTCGGAGATAGGATTAGAACTTGGTTTAAAggaaatggaaacaaaaaatattggGCAAGAGGCATCCATATCAAAAAATTCTCTCAACATGGACTCAAGGCAGCTTGAGATGAAGCAACTGGACTTTGCTGAAGGCCGTCCAGAACTTTGCAGCAACCTGAAGCTATTGGAATCTTTGCCAGTTATGAGTTCTCTTGAGGTACCCTCAGAGTCACGTGCACTTGAGCTGGAGAAGAAACCAGAGCTTCCATATTCAGAAAGTGCTCTACAGCTCAAATCATCCAGAGTGGAGCCATCAGCTCAAAAGGAGCAGCAGCAGAAAACTACTCTTTGTGGCAAGGCAAAGGCACATGAATACCAG GAACAGCTGAAGTGTCAGGGCCAGGGAAGGCAAGTACACCCTCCTCGATCCCAAGGTGTTTCCCAACTTGAACTTTCTGAAAAAGATACCATTATGGAATCGTTTTCCTCAAAAAATCAGTATGAGCAACTGCAGCAATTCAAGCGTAAAGGCCGAGGGAGGACTTCAAAGTTAAAGCCAGATTGGCATATGGCTATTGCGGAATCACTGCCCTCAGATGATCAGCGTCATCATGAGCAACCGCTGCCAAAGCATCGAGGCTGGGGGAGGCCTCCTAAATCGAAGGAAGATATAGATCCACCTATTGCTCATCAGAATCTAAATGGACACCAAAAAGAAGGGTGTGAGAGCCAGGGGAGACATCCTATTCCTACACCCAAGAGAAAGGCAGACACAATTTTGCAAGAGTCAATACCCTTGGATCACCAGAATCATAATGAATTGCAGCTGCAGCAGCCTGGTAAACGGAGTCGGGGGAGGCCTCCTAGACCAAAACCAGTTTTAGTTACAACCATGGAGGCATTATTGCCTTCACAGCAGCAGGAGCAACCCCAACGTCGAGGACAGGGGAGGCCTCCTAAAAGGAAGTTGTTTACAGACAGAATGATGGGAGAGCCATTGACCTCAGAGAGCCAACTGCAGCAACCGAAACCCCGGGGCCGGGGAAGGCCTCCAAAAGTGGACCAACAGTAA